A genome region from Pseudanabaena sp. Chao 1811 includes the following:
- a CDS encoding HAD family hydrolase, which produces MPLLPINQSDLSVIRLIASDVDGTLTENGKFNPNFIATLHCLRDAGIKLLLVTGRSAGWVSALVNYLPVEAAIAENGGLYLQSDGYQHCLADIPNLSQHRLLLENALHRIQKTYSHLQPSADNQFRLTDWTFDVDNLSDDDINAIAQQCHEMGLGFTYSTVQCHIKLANQDKATGLKQVLAKFYPELEPYQVLTVGDSPNDEAMFAPDHFPLSVGVANILHYQDKMRHLPKYVTQAAEFAGFAELIDLITK; this is translated from the coding sequence ATGCCTTTACTTCCCATCAATCAAAGTGATTTGTCTGTCATTCGCTTGATTGCGTCAGATGTAGATGGCACACTAACTGAAAATGGTAAATTCAATCCCAATTTTATTGCTACGCTCCATTGTTTAAGAGATGCAGGAATTAAACTTCTGCTAGTGACAGGACGCTCGGCAGGTTGGGTTAGTGCTTTGGTCAATTATTTGCCTGTCGAGGCAGCGATCGCTGAAAATGGTGGGTTGTATTTGCAATCCGATGGTTATCAACATTGCCTTGCCGATATTCCCAATCTATCACAGCATCGTCTTCTATTAGAAAATGCGCTCCATCGGATTCAAAAAACCTATTCTCATTTACAACCCTCTGCGGATAATCAATTTCGTCTTACCGATTGGACATTTGATGTAGATAATTTGTCTGACGATGACATCAATGCGATCGCTCAGCAATGCCATGAAATGGGTTTAGGTTTTACCTACAGCACCGTGCAATGTCATATCAAACTGGCAAATCAAGACAAAGCAACGGGCTTGAAGCAAGTATTAGCAAAGTTCTATCCAGAGTTGGAGCCATATCAAGTGCTAACGGTTGGAGATAGTCCGAATGATGAAGCGATGTTTGCTCCTGATCATTTTCCACTCTCAGTTGGTGTAGCGAATATCCTGCATTATCAAGATAAAATGCGTCATCTTCCCAAATATGTCACGCAGGCGGCAGAATTTGCAGGATTTGCAGAATTGATTGATTTAATCACTAAATAG